The Sphingomonas sanxanigenens DSM 19645 = NX02 genome includes a region encoding these proteins:
- the bcsA gene encoding UDP-forming cellulose synthase catalytic subunit has translation MAKQGKSSLLNLALNAAGAVAVGSLAVLVITVPMDLQEQWIFAAVSILGAMVMTRVKGQRATLAIAALSLLVSTRYIVWRTTTTLDFDSPIGFFLGTGLYLAELYAWIILVLGFLQTAWQLPRPVIEPEGPPEAWPTVDVYVPTYNESLEIVANTVYAAMDMDYPADRFRVFILDDGRRPEFQAFARQAGCGYLTRADNLHAKAGNMNAAMKKTDGELIAIFDCDHVPVRAFLQLTVGWFGKDPKLALMQTPHHFYSPDPVQRNLGESVSDLPGEGDLFYGAVQRGNDLWNATFFCGSCAIIRREALMQTNGFAGETVTEDAHTALKLQRMGWNTAYLGTRLSAGLATERLVIHIGQRIRWARGMTQIFRIDNPLLGKGLKFTQRLCYLNAMLHFQFPLPRIVFLTSPLAYLLFGQNIIHASAALIFAYALPHLVVSAQSSERTQGGDRRPFWGEVYETLLCFHLVKPTVFTMFQPRKGKFNVTDKGGMLNDTYYDFTTVRPHLFVAGLLVAGIAFGCVKYFLFPHIFNIQLDTLLLNTIWAVFSLVTLIAALSVARERRQTRQHIRIDVALPVTLHFEDGYVVEGVTRDISMGGFAATMPQGFTLQGRSVTAVSLPMGDDSLTIEVETVRMDRGVAQVRFEPLEPIRARLLVRAVMGRCDAWQQARPTAAVSSMRSMADILKVDSLTLRRIFASLRPGNKRRAAAATMVALLCAAALFFTAGPAFAQAMPDAAVPNPDATAMAGAPPALPAGPGAKRERVTLKDLRVATPIRLAGVRGEIGIPFGMRGDQVVADAMLTLDFAYSPSMLGDLSQLVVLLNGEVVRTIQLDSGSATGQVLSIPVNPALFLPGNNQLNLRLLGHYARDCEDPFHSSLWANVSNVRSYFELTTQPLPLAPNLQRLPNPFYDQYDIKPLTLPFVFAGSPNDQELEAAASVASWFGGMASYRGFAFKPSFGRLPQGNAVVFMTPGRGLPGIPNAIAGASLGVIRNPVDPTGQLLLVMGRDARELKLAAAALASGRGVFGGTLTSVDNARIPAYPRYGAPKWLRTDRPVRLGEIAPSYRLEGLGLPPGPLTTDFRVAPDLFFWPRQGANLKLHYRYPGASWLDRRASRLDLSVNGQYLQTLPLGGARWWDRLFAQEYATAYTSRADVLLPRYNLFGQNQLIFDYNLVIADKKKCQGTVPDNVHTSVLPDSTIDLTHAYHALRMPDLAAFANAGYPFTIRPDLAETAVVMATQPSSATVEAYLQLMGRFGDATGAPVTGIMVTRSVDSEALGSKDIIVIGGMQLAQSEQLFAKAPVRFEDGRLRVPQRSMVERVFYGYSPFDRAPEAADSFLYNTDSFTGLVGFESPFDKARSVVALLASDTVTLPGMIEGLADVKVNALVQGDLSVVNGEGMVSYAVGDTYWVGDLPWFMRLAYWFSQHPILMALSAIIVAILVCGPIYHILKRQERKRLAAIDKA, from the coding sequence ATGGCAAAACAGGGGAAATCGTCGCTTCTGAACCTCGCGCTGAACGCGGCCGGCGCGGTCGCGGTCGGCTCGCTGGCCGTCCTCGTCATCACCGTGCCGATGGACCTTCAGGAACAGTGGATCTTCGCAGCCGTCTCGATTCTGGGCGCGATGGTCATGACCCGCGTGAAGGGCCAGCGCGCGACGCTGGCGATCGCCGCGCTCTCGCTGCTGGTCTCGACCCGCTACATCGTGTGGCGGACGACGACCACGCTCGATTTCGATTCGCCGATCGGCTTCTTTCTCGGCACCGGCCTCTATCTGGCCGAACTCTATGCCTGGATCATCCTCGTGCTCGGCTTCCTCCAGACCGCGTGGCAGCTGCCGCGGCCGGTGATCGAGCCGGAAGGCCCGCCCGAGGCATGGCCGACCGTCGACGTCTATGTGCCGACCTATAATGAGAGCCTCGAGATCGTCGCCAATACGGTCTACGCCGCGATGGATATGGACTATCCGGCCGATCGCTTCCGGGTGTTCATTCTCGACGACGGCCGGCGGCCGGAATTCCAGGCGTTCGCGCGCCAGGCAGGCTGCGGCTACCTGACCCGCGCGGACAATCTCCACGCCAAGGCCGGCAACATGAACGCGGCCATGAAGAAGACCGACGGCGAACTGATCGCGATCTTCGATTGCGACCATGTGCCGGTCCGTGCCTTCCTGCAGCTGACCGTCGGCTGGTTCGGCAAGGACCCCAAGCTGGCGCTGATGCAGACGCCGCACCATTTCTATTCGCCCGATCCCGTCCAGCGGAACCTGGGTGAATCGGTGAGCGACCTGCCGGGCGAAGGCGATCTCTTCTACGGCGCCGTCCAGCGCGGCAACGATCTGTGGAACGCCACCTTCTTCTGCGGTTCGTGCGCGATCATCCGCCGCGAGGCGCTGATGCAGACCAACGGCTTCGCCGGCGAGACGGTGACCGAGGATGCGCACACCGCGCTCAAGCTGCAGCGGATGGGCTGGAACACCGCCTATCTCGGCACGCGCCTGTCCGCCGGCCTCGCCACCGAGCGTCTCGTCATCCACATCGGCCAGCGCATCCGCTGGGCGCGCGGCATGACGCAGATCTTTCGCATCGACAATCCGCTCCTCGGCAAGGGCCTGAAGTTCACCCAGCGGCTTTGCTACCTGAACGCGATGCTGCACTTCCAGTTTCCGCTGCCGCGCATCGTGTTCCTCACCTCGCCGCTCGCCTATCTGCTGTTCGGCCAGAACATCATCCACGCCTCCGCGGCGCTGATCTTCGCCTATGCGCTGCCGCACCTCGTGGTTTCGGCGCAGTCGAGCGAGCGGACGCAGGGCGGCGATCGCCGGCCCTTCTGGGGCGAAGTCTATGAGACGCTGCTCTGTTTCCACCTGGTGAAGCCCACGGTCTTCACGATGTTCCAGCCGCGCAAGGGAAAGTTCAACGTGACCGACAAGGGCGGCATGCTCAACGATACCTATTATGATTTCACCACGGTGCGGCCGCACCTGTTCGTCGCCGGGCTGCTCGTGGCCGGCATCGCCTTCGGTTGCGTGAAATATTTCCTGTTCCCGCACATCTTCAACATCCAGCTCGACACGCTGCTGCTCAATACGATCTGGGCAGTGTTCAGCCTGGTGACGCTGATCGCGGCGCTCTCGGTCGCGCGCGAGCGCCGGCAGACGCGCCAGCACATCCGTATCGACGTCGCGCTGCCGGTGACGCTGCATTTCGAGGACGGCTATGTCGTGGAAGGCGTGACGCGGGACATTTCGATGGGCGGCTTCGCCGCAACCATGCCGCAGGGCTTCACCCTGCAGGGGCGTTCGGTCACCGCCGTCTCGTTGCCGATGGGGGATGATTCGCTGACGATCGAGGTCGAGACGGTCCGCATGGATCGTGGCGTCGCCCAGGTCCGCTTCGAACCGCTCGAGCCCATCCGCGCCCGCCTGCTCGTGCGCGCCGTAATGGGCCGCTGCGACGCGTGGCAACAGGCCAGGCCGACCGCCGCCGTCTCCAGCATGCGCTCGATGGCGGATATCCTGAAGGTGGACAGCCTGACGCTGCGGCGCATCTTCGCCTCGCTACGGCCCGGCAACAAGCGCCGGGCAGCCGCCGCCACGATGGTCGCGCTGCTCTGCGCCGCGGCCCTGTTCTTCACCGCCGGCCCCGCCTTCGCGCAGGCGATGCCCGACGCCGCGGTGCCAAACCCGGATGCGACCGCGATGGCGGGGGCGCCCCCCGCGCTGCCGGCGGGCCCGGGCGCCAAGCGCGAACGCGTGACGCTCAAGGATCTGCGCGTCGCCACGCCGATCCGGCTGGCCGGCGTCCGCGGCGAAATCGGCATCCCCTTCGGCATGCGCGGCGACCAGGTCGTCGCCGATGCCATGCTGACGCTCGACTTCGCCTATTCGCCCTCGATGCTGGGGGATCTCAGCCAGCTCGTCGTGCTGCTGAACGGTGAGGTCGTGCGCACGATCCAGCTCGATTCGGGGTCGGCCACCGGCCAGGTGCTGTCGATCCCGGTCAATCCGGCGCTGTTCCTGCCGGGCAACAATCAGCTCAACCTGCGGCTGCTCGGCCACTATGCCCGCGACTGCGAGGATCCGTTTCATTCGTCGCTGTGGGCCAATGTCAGCAATGTCCGCTCCTATTTCGAGCTGACGACGCAGCCGCTGCCGCTCGCCCCCAACCTCCAGCGCCTGCCGAACCCGTTCTACGACCAGTATGACATCAAGCCGCTGACCCTGCCCTTCGTGTTCGCCGGCTCGCCCAACGATCAGGAGCTGGAAGCCGCGGCGAGCGTCGCATCCTGGTTCGGCGGCATGGCCAGCTATCGCGGCTTCGCGTTCAAGCCTTCGTTCGGCCGCCTGCCGCAGGGCAATGCGGTCGTGTTCATGACGCCCGGCCGCGGCCTGCCCGGCATCCCCAACGCCATCGCCGGCGCCTCGCTCGGCGTCATCCGCAACCCGGTCGATCCCACCGGCCAGCTCCTGCTGGTGATGGGCCGCGATGCACGCGAGCTGAAGCTGGCCGCCGCGGCGCTGGCGAGCGGCCGTGGCGTGTTCGGCGGCACGCTGACTTCTGTCGACAATGCCCGCATTCCCGCCTACCCGCGCTACGGCGCGCCCAAATGGCTGCGCACGGACCGTCCGGTGCGGCTGGGCGAGATTGCGCCGTCCTACCGTCTGGAAGGTCTCGGCCTGCCGCCGGGTCCGCTCACCACCGACTTCCGCGTCGCGCCGGATCTCTTCTTCTGGCCGCGCCAGGGCGCCAATCTGAAGCTGCACTATCGCTATCCGGGCGCCAGCTGGCTCGATCGCCGCGCCTCGCGCCTCGATCTCTCGGTCAACGGCCAATATCTGCAGACGCTGCCGCTGGGCGGTGCGCGGTGGTGGGATCGCCTGTTCGCGCAGGAATATGCGACCGCCTACACCTCGCGCGCCGACGTGCTGCTGCCGCGCTACAACCTGTTCGGCCAGAACCAGCTCATCTTCGACTATAATCTGGTCATCGCCGACAAGAAGAAGTGCCAGGGCACGGTGCCGGACAATGTCCACACCAGCGTGCTGCCCGACAGCACGATCGACCTGACCCACGCCTATCATGCGCTGCGCATGCCCGACCTCGCGGCCTTCGCGAACGCCGGCTATCCCTTCACCATCCGCCCCGATCTCGCGGAAACCGCGGTGGTGATGGCGACGCAGCCGAGCAGCGCGACGGTGGAGGCGTATCTCCAGCTGATGGGCCGCTTCGGCGACGCCACCGGCGCGCCCGTCACCGGCATCATGGTCACCCGCTCGGTCGACAGCGAGGCGCTCGGTTCCAAGGACATCATCGTCATCGGCGGCATGCAGCTCGCCCAGTCGGAACAGCTCTTCGCCAAGGCGCCGGTGCGCTTCGAGGACGGTCGCCTGCGCGTGCCGCAGCGGTCGATGGTGGAACGGGTGTTCTACGGCTATTCGCCGTTCGATCGCGCGCCGGAAGCGGCGGATTCCTTCCTCTACAACACCGACAGCTTCACCGGCCTCGTCGGCTTCGAATCGCCGTTCGACAAGGCGCGCAGCGTCGTCGCCCTGCTCGCAAGCGATACGGTGACCCTGCCGGGCATGATCGAGGGCCTCGCCGACGTGAAGGTCAACGCGCTCGTCCAGGGCGACCTGTCGGTCGTCAATGGCGAGGGCATGGTGAGCTACGCCGTCGGCGACACCTATTGGGTGGGCGACCTGCCGTGGTTCATGCGCCTGGCCTACTGGTTCAGCCAGCACCCGATCCTGATGGCGCTTTCCGCCATCATCGTCGCGATCCTCGTCTGCGGTCCGATCTACCACATCCTCAAGCGTCAGGAGCGCAAGCGCCTGGCTGCCATCGACAAGGCCTGA
- a CDS encoding cellulose biosynthesis protein BcsC, translating into MRNALLSVSLLALAITAVPAQAQQGVETLLSQGRYWQSKGRQDLARQAFRRVLAIDPDNAAAKAALRGPAPAPSPAPRPAQAQRPQPAPRPAAPADRGGDARAAGYRELDRGNLAAAARQFQTAISRNGNDRDALGGLGIVRLREGRFADSRDLLLRASRGGDAGKWAEALGSARFYAGIDEANAAADAGRTEDARRMAEALIASEFRDKAAAYDLLGSIYEREGRYDQAAQLYAQAGQGAAKADPKLQARTIRAQALAAANAGDANAASQLFQRGILADQSDPWIRYEYGRFLDRQGRRAEVDGVIAGLRNNTDADSLFAAALLAQQIGRPAEAAALIERIPFSQRTAEMATLSRSIGADNAISRAKQLTAQGLTTQAGAALREAAAQPNLSISNRSAIAQALLDAGDLAGAAQVAQAALNEPAGDPADYEGIVRVLARAGQDSFALSAIRTASERAGGTMDGQRAVARLNGVLAASQSDRLREQGQYAQAFDLLQGQWNQSPGNLDILSALARLYQSGGLNPQAAQTFQMVLNQAPADKGALLGLIDTAAASGDYDRARAATQRAIALSPGDYTIYLAAARMERARGNEGNAKRYLQRARQLYIGQSGGATGGFTANNPFTNMQRQAPGAPMQVNPFNLDGRGQPVGVPPAYDAAVPQAYPQPQPGYAAPAAQPFPAAPGYAPQPGYAPQGGYAPQGGSDYAAQAYPPQAGFPPAAPAAGGFPAPAYPAQSSGLQPAVPGDPVLAQIDRDMRDIESGGAPRVDVNTGYRQRSGETGLSQLRELTGDAKISTGLAGGRVSAKATAVVLDSGRPTGSGLARFGRNGTREAEGIVAAQPSQLVNAETQRDSGVALSAAYEHELVQGDVGITPIGFIKTHMTGGIAVTPRLSRYSTARVWAERRAVTDSIVSYAGTYDPVSGQMWGAVTKTGGGVSFSYDRDGTGVYADGSYHHYDGTAVRDNEGVQVNVGGYLRVWNDSRSSATVGINANYQRFDNNQNYFTIGHGGYFSPQSFFSVSFPMRYQRRTDLLEIEASVTPGYQSFDQDAVGLYPVDVAAQAALDALKAQNDDVRAQYDSLSRTGFGITAGGSAYYRVSDGTRVGGELNYNTFGQYKEFRSLLGIRQTIGGNN; encoded by the coding sequence ATGCGAAACGCGTTGCTTTCCGTTTCCCTCCTCGCGCTGGCGATCACGGCGGTTCCGGCCCAGGCGCAGCAGGGTGTCGAAACGCTGCTCAGCCAGGGGCGCTACTGGCAGAGCAAGGGGCGGCAGGATCTGGCCCGGCAGGCCTTCCGCCGCGTGCTCGCGATCGATCCCGACAACGCCGCCGCCAAGGCAGCGTTGAGAGGGCCGGCACCCGCGCCCTCACCGGCGCCGCGGCCGGCGCAGGCGCAACGTCCGCAGCCGGCGCCCCGCCCCGCCGCCCCCGCCGATCGCGGCGGCGACGCCCGGGCCGCAGGCTATCGCGAGCTCGATCGCGGCAATCTCGCTGCGGCGGCCCGCCAGTTCCAGACCGCGATCTCGCGCAACGGCAATGATCGCGACGCGCTCGGCGGTCTCGGCATCGTCCGGCTGCGCGAGGGCCGCTTCGCCGATTCGCGCGACCTGCTGCTGCGCGCCTCGCGTGGCGGCGATGCCGGCAAATGGGCCGAGGCGCTGGGCTCCGCGCGCTTCTATGCCGGGATCGACGAGGCGAATGCCGCCGCCGATGCGGGCCGCACCGAGGATGCGCGCCGGATGGCCGAGGCGCTGATCGCCTCGGAGTTCCGCGACAAGGCGGCCGCCTACGATCTGCTGGGCAGCATCTACGAGCGCGAGGGGCGCTACGACCAGGCCGCCCAGCTCTATGCGCAGGCGGGCCAGGGCGCCGCCAAGGCCGATCCCAAGCTGCAGGCGCGCACGATCCGCGCGCAGGCGCTCGCCGCCGCCAATGCCGGTGACGCCAACGCGGCCAGCCAGCTCTTCCAGCGCGGCATCCTTGCCGATCAGAGCGATCCCTGGATCCGCTACGAATATGGCCGCTTCCTCGACCGGCAGGGCCGCCGCGCCGAAGTGGACGGCGTGATCGCCGGGCTGCGCAACAACACCGACGCGGACTCGCTGTTCGCGGCGGCGCTGCTCGCGCAGCAGATCGGCCGGCCCGCCGAGGCGGCCGCGCTGATCGAGCGCATTCCGTTCAGCCAGCGCACCGCCGAAATGGCGACGCTTTCGCGCAGCATCGGCGCGGACAATGCGATCTCGCGCGCGAAGCAGCTGACCGCGCAGGGCCTGACCACGCAGGCCGGCGCTGCGCTGCGCGAGGCGGCGGCGCAACCCAACCTCTCGATCTCCAACCGCAGCGCGATCGCGCAGGCGCTGCTCGACGCCGGGGACTTGGCGGGCGCCGCGCAGGTCGCGCAGGCGGCGCTGAACGAGCCGGCCGGCGACCCCGCCGACTATGAGGGCATCGTGCGCGTGCTCGCGCGGGCGGGGCAGGACAGTTTCGCGCTCTCCGCCATCCGCACCGCCAGCGAGCGTGCCGGCGGCACGATGGACGGCCAGCGCGCCGTCGCGCGGCTGAACGGAGTCCTCGCCGCCTCGCAGTCGGACCGGCTGCGCGAGCAGGGGCAATATGCGCAGGCGTTCGACCTGCTGCAGGGCCAGTGGAACCAGTCGCCCGGCAATCTCGATATCCTGTCGGCGCTCGCCCGCCTCTATCAGAGCGGCGGCCTCAACCCGCAGGCGGCGCAGACCTTCCAGATGGTGCTCAACCAGGCGCCGGCGGACAAGGGCGCCCTCCTCGGCCTGATCGACACCGCCGCGGCCTCGGGCGACTATGATCGCGCCCGCGCCGCCACCCAGCGCGCGATCGCGCTGAGCCCGGGCGATTACACCATCTATCTCGCCGCCGCACGGATGGAGCGCGCGCGCGGCAATGAGGGCAATGCCAAGCGCTACCTGCAGCGCGCGCGCCAACTCTACATCGGCCAGTCGGGCGGCGCGACCGGCGGCTTCACCGCGAACAACCCCTTCACCAACATGCAGCGCCAGGCGCCGGGGGCGCCGATGCAGGTCAATCCGTTCAACCTGGACGGCCGCGGCCAGCCGGTGGGCGTGCCCCCCGCCTATGATGCGGCGGTGCCGCAGGCCTATCCGCAGCCGCAGCCCGGTTATGCCGCGCCCGCGGCCCAGCCCTTCCCGGCTGCCCCCGGCTACGCCCCCCAGCCAGGCTATGCTCCGCAGGGCGGCTACGCTCCGCAGGGCGGCAGCGACTATGCCGCGCAGGCCTATCCGCCGCAGGCGGGCTTCCCGCCGGCCGCCCCTGCCGCCGGCGGCTTCCCCGCACCGGCCTATCCCGCGCAATCGTCCGGCCTGCAGCCGGCGGTGCCGGGCGACCCGGTGCTGGCGCAGATCGACCGCGACATGCGGGACATCGAGAGCGGCGGCGCGCCCCGCGTCGACGTCAACACCGGCTACCGCCAACGGTCGGGCGAGACCGGGCTCAGCCAGCTCCGCGAGTTGACCGGCGATGCGAAGATCTCGACCGGCCTTGCCGGCGGACGCGTCTCCGCCAAGGCGACCGCGGTGGTGCTCGACAGCGGTCGCCCGACCGGATCGGGCCTCGCGCGGTTCGGCCGCAACGGCACCCGCGAGGCCGAGGGCATCGTCGCGGCACAGCCGTCGCAGCTCGTGAACGCGGAAACGCAGCGCGATTCCGGTGTCGCGCTGTCGGCGGCCTATGAGCATGAACTGGTTCAGGGCGATGTCGGCATCACCCCGATCGGCTTCATCAAGACGCACATGACCGGCGGCATCGCCGTCACCCCGCGCCTGTCGCGCTACAGCACCGCGCGGGTGTGGGCGGAACGCCGCGCCGTTACCGACAGCATCGTTTCCTACGCCGGGACCTATGATCCGGTTTCGGGCCAGATGTGGGGCGCGGTGACGAAGACGGGCGGCGGCGTCTCCTTCTCCTATGATCGCGACGGAACCGGCGTCTATGCCGACGGTTCGTACCATCACTATGATGGTACCGCGGTCCGCGACAACGAAGGCGTTCAGGTGAATGTCGGCGGCTATCTGCGCGTCTGGAACGACAGCCGCTCCTCGGCAACGGTCGGCATCAACGCGAACTACCAGCGTTTCGACAACAACCAGAACTATTTCACGATCGGCCATGGCGGCTATTTCAGCCCGCAGAGTTTCTTCAGCGTCAGCTTCCCCATGCGCTACCAGCGGCGGACCGACCTGCTGGAAATCGAGGCGAGCGTAACCCCCGGTTATCAGAGCTTCGATCAGGACGCGGTCGGCCTCTACCCGGTGGACGTGGCCGCGCAGGCGGCGCTCGACGCGCTGAAGGCGCAGAACGACGATGTCCGCGCGCAATATGATTCGCTCAGCCGGACCGGCTTCGGTATCACGGCTGGCGGATCGGCCTATTATCGGGTCAGCGACGGCACGCGGGTCGGCGGCGAACTGAACTACAACACGTTCGGGCAGTATAAGGAATTCCGGAGCCTGCTCGGCATCCGTCAGACGATCGGAGGCAATAACTGA
- the bcsD gene encoding cellulose biosynthesis protein BcsD codes for MFMGRLDQDRQDPGVKTGPSLVRSLPAVVTLMLDEILASTDDAQSAGFFRKIGERIAGELDVDGIEEAEDLVDAMNGLWRILGWGEVRLELDDEGIDVYHRGMPMDLESDEAGNWGKVAPHILVGAYEHWFHRLGSGTTIATRILRRSSDLILLRHGY; via the coding sequence ATGTTCATGGGCCGTCTCGACCAGGATCGCCAGGATCCGGGCGTGAAGACGGGGCCGTCGCTCGTCAGGTCGTTGCCGGCGGTGGTGACGCTGATGCTCGACGAGATCCTTGCGTCGACCGACGATGCGCAATCGGCCGGCTTCTTCCGCAAGATCGGCGAGCGGATCGCAGGAGAACTCGACGTCGACGGGATCGAGGAGGCCGAGGATCTGGTCGATGCGATGAACGGGCTGTGGCGCATCCTCGGCTGGGGCGAAGTGCGCCTCGAACTCGATGACGAGGGCATCGACGTCTATCACCGCGGCATGCCGATGGACCTCGAAAGCGATGAAGCGGGCAATTGGGGCAAGGTTGCGCCGCACATCCTGGTGGGCGCTTATGAGCACTGGTTCCACCGGCTCGGCAGCGGCACGACCATCGCGACACGCATCCTGCGCCGATCGTCCGACCTGATCCTCCTTCGACACGGCTATTGA
- a CDS encoding glycosyl hydrolase family 8: protein MAILRRTVLLGGLTTLMAGCAPAAPPKPQRIDGWGDFRTRFVQPDGRVIDTGNRGISHTESQGYGMLMAEAAHDRDGFERIYGWTQRTLARQDDALYSWRYDPSLPVPVSDPNNATDGDILIAWALMRAAQRWKVPAWRTRAAQIRTSIRLLLIRQRGRRTLLVPGLQGFLHPDRTTINLSYYIWPALDAFRQADGDAAWGPVIRDGEALLTDARAGPLALPTDWTDVFDDGRALPATGKDPYFGFDAIRIPLYLSLGGRPEMAPTIARFWHSYADQNRPIPAWVDVVTGATAPYAVSEGGCAVVRRLLGSAAPPCAASGQPDYYASVLKTLATL, encoded by the coding sequence ATGGCTATCCTGCGCCGGACCGTGCTGTTGGGGGGATTGACGACGCTGATGGCCGGATGCGCTCCTGCCGCACCGCCCAAACCCCAGCGTATCGATGGCTGGGGCGATTTCCGGACGCGCTTCGTGCAGCCCGACGGGCGGGTGATCGATACCGGAAATCGCGGCATCAGCCATACCGAGAGCCAGGGCTATGGCATGCTGATGGCCGAAGCGGCGCACGACCGCGACGGCTTCGAGCGGATCTATGGCTGGACGCAGCGCACGCTCGCGCGGCAGGACGATGCGCTTTATTCATGGCGCTACGATCCGTCGCTGCCGGTGCCGGTCAGCGACCCCAACAACGCCACCGACGGCGATATCCTGATCGCCTGGGCGCTGATGCGCGCGGCGCAGCGCTGGAAGGTGCCGGCCTGGCGGACGCGCGCCGCGCAGATCCGCACGTCGATCCGCCTGCTGCTCATCCGCCAGCGCGGGCGGAGGACGCTGCTCGTTCCCGGCCTCCAGGGCTTCCTCCACCCCGACCGGACGACGATCAACCTGTCCTATTATATCTGGCCGGCGCTCGATGCGTTCCGCCAGGCCGATGGCGATGCCGCATGGGGCCCCGTGATCCGTGACGGGGAGGCGCTGCTGACCGACGCGCGCGCAGGCCCGCTCGCGCTGCCGACCGACTGGACCGACGTCTTCGATGACGGGCGCGCCTTGCCGGCGACCGGCAAGGATCCCTATTTCGGTTTCGACGCGATCCGCATCCCGCTCTATCTGTCGCTGGGCGGCCGGCCGGAGATGGCGCCGACGATCGCGCGCTTCTGGCACAGCTATGCCGACCAGAACCGTCCGATCCCCGCCTGGGTCGATGTCGTGACCGGCGCCACCGCGCCCTATGCCGTATCCGAAGGCGGCTGCGCGGTGGTCCGCCGCCTGCTGGGCAGCGCAGCCCCGCCCTGCGCGGCGAGCGGCCAGCCCGACTATTATGCGTCCGTCCTGAAAACGCTCGCGACGCTCTGA
- a CDS encoding Hsp33 family molecular chaperone HslO, producing MSDTPTLDLDRALGFAILSRSVRGRLVRIGPALEEILAAHNYPLPIERLLGEALVLTALLGAMLKDDQGQLTLQAQTENGVVDLLVADYRAGELRGYVRFDAERLAEMPVEPSLFALFGKGYLAITFDQAATNERYQGIVPLEGASLCEAVSDYFERSEQIPSLIRAHVERIDGIGCVAGGMLLQHLPEGEEGGERLHVRENDAAWEHASVIGGTVKGEELVDPSLPLETLIWRLFNEDEAEVRVLSAAQLAKGCRCDPDHIAEVLLKFPDEERAEMADADGVIAVNCEFCSRTFPIPLERPA from the coding sequence ATGAGCGATACCCCGACCCTCGACCTCGACCGCGCGCTCGGCTTCGCGATCCTGTCGCGCAGCGTGCGCGGCCGCCTCGTCCGCATCGGGCCGGCGCTGGAGGAGATCCTCGCCGCGCACAATTATCCGCTGCCGATCGAGCGCCTGCTGGGCGAGGCGCTGGTGCTGACCGCGCTGCTCGGCGCGATGCTGAAGGACGATCAGGGCCAGCTCACCCTGCAGGCCCAGACCGAGAATGGCGTCGTCGACCTGCTGGTCGCCGACTACCGTGCCGGCGAGCTGCGCGGCTATGTGCGCTTCGACGCGGAGCGGCTGGCGGAAATGCCGGTCGAGCCCAGCCTGTTCGCGCTGTTCGGCAAGGGTTATCTGGCGATCACCTTCGACCAGGCTGCGACCAACGAGCGTTACCAGGGCATCGTGCCGCTGGAGGGCGCGTCGCTGTGCGAGGCGGTATCCGACTATTTCGAGCGATCGGAGCAGATCCCCAGCCTGATCCGCGCGCATGTCGAGCGGATCGACGGCATCGGCTGCGTCGCCGGCGGCATGCTCCTCCAGCACCTGCCCGAGGGCGAGGAGGGCGGCGAGCGGCTGCACGTGCGCGAGAATGACGCCGCCTGGGAGCATGCGAGCGTGATCGGCGGCACCGTGAAGGGCGAGGAACTGGTCGATCCGTCGCTGCCGCTGGAGACGTTGATCTGGCGCCTGTTCAACGAGGACGAGGCCGAGGTGCGCGTGCTGAGCGCCGCGCAACTGGCCAAGGGCTGCCGCTGCGACCCCGACCATATCGCCGAGGTGCTGCTGAAGTTCCCCGACGAGGAACGCGCGGAGATGGCGGACGCCGATGGCGTGATCGCGGTCAATTGCGAATTTTGTTCGCGAACCTTCCCGATCCCGCTGGAAAGACCCGCCTGA